In Thermosphaera sp., the sequence TCGGCCGCTGGCGATACGTTTACCCCTATGAGAGTGAGACTAGTCGGTGTGTTTCTCAATATCATCCTTGATCCAATATTTATTTTCGGATTGTTTGGATTTCCTCCGCTTGGGATCGCTGGGGCGGCAATCGCCACATTGTTGAGCGACCTGATATCCGGGATCATTTCCCTGGTACTTCTTTCCACCCGAGGAGTTCGAGGGGAAAAACTCGTGAAGAAGGATTTAAGCCCTGATTTCACGATTATTACTAAGTTCTTCAAAATCGGGCTTCCAATATCTATTTCGTCACTAAGCGACGCTGCAGGGTTTACTGTTCTAACAGGGATTATTGGTATGCTAGGCTCAAGCGCCCTGGCGGCTTGGGGAGTAGGAGATCGCCCATTCGGAGTCCTAGACATTATAGTGGGTAGCCTCCTCGCCGCTCTCTCAACTATAGTTGGGCAGAATTTGGGCGCCGGGAATTATCATAAGGCAAGGGATGCTGTTTTAAAAGCCGCACTACTCTCGATAGGGATAACAAGCGCGGGGGTTTTGTTTATGATAGCTTTCAGATATGAGGTTGCTAGCTTCTTCATACCAGGAGATCCTGAGGTGGTTCAGCATGCCGCCGACTTCATACTCCTCATGGGACCGTCAATAATTTTCTTCGTGATGCTTAGGCTGGCGTTCAGTGTTGCCCAAGGTTCTGGACACACCAGGCCGGTAATGTATATTTCTATACTTAGACTATGGTTTCTACGGAATATTTTAGCGTACTTACTTGGTCCAGGCCCTGTATCTTTAGGGGTGCCGGGATTATGGGCTGGCATGTCGCTAAGCAACATTATAACAGGGGTAATCTCTCTTTATTGGATACTCCATGGGAGATGGTTGAAGCCTGTCATTAAAGAATAGAAATCAATATTAGATAAGGAAATAATATCTCATTCCCAGGATCCTCATGAACGCTATCAACGTTACCAATCTAAAAAAGAAATACCGAGTAAGGGAGGGTTTGAGAAAAGTTAAGTACATCGAAGCAGTTAGAGACGTGACTTTTCGCGTTAGAAAAGGGGAGATCCACGCGCTTTTAGGTCCAAACGGTGCTGGGAAAACAACCATCATAAAAATAATATCCACGCTGCTTTATCCTGATGATGGAGTAGTTGAAGTAATGGGTTTAAACGTTGTTGAGAAACCCGAAGAAGTAAGGAGAGTAATAGGACTTGCTATAGACGTTTCAAAGGGATTCTATTCATCGCTGTCTGGGTTCGAAAATCTAGTGTTTTACGGTTTAATGAAGGGTTTATCGATGTCAGAGGCCAAAAGACGGGCCAAGGAAGCATTAAGCATTGTTGAACTTGATGAGATGGGAGCCTCCGACTCTCCTTACTTCACGTATAGCCTTGGCATGCGGGCAAGGCTTGCAATAGCCAAGGCTCTTCTCACAGATCCTGATGTCCTACTTCTCGATGAACCTACTCTAGGACTAGATGTTGAAAGCAGTAAACGTGTGAGAGAACTGCTTGTTAATCTCTCTAGGAAGGGAAAAACTATTCTAGTTACAGGACACAATATGCATGAAATAGAACTCATTTCAAACACTATCACGATAATAAATCAAGGTAGGGTGGTTTCAACAGGCACCTCAGATGAGTTGAAAACCAAGGTCGGACTACTCTATAGACTCATTCTCAGAGTCCCGGCAAGCGATGCCCGATTTTTGAGAGATTATTTCTCCAGCATAATGCCAGTTAAGGTTTCCAGCTCAGCGACCGACGTTAACGGGATATCGGAGTTAAACATGTTAATATCAGCTGAAAGGGAGGAAATAGTTGAGGCCTTGTTCAAGTCTTCCAAGGAGATGGGCGTTAAAATTCTAGATCTTCAATTAATAGAGCCATCGCTGGAGGACGCTTATCTAGCTATTCTTGGTGCTTCTAATGAGCGGTAAAGGAGTTTTCTACGCACTTATCTTCAGAGAAGTTGCTTGGTTTAGAAGATTTATCGGTGATTATGTAACGATCTGGCTTCTTCCAACACTATACGGTGTAGGAGTTATTTTCCTTCCTTCCATAATGGGGGGATTGGATTTTGTGCTGGAGAGAATGAGCCATGTTTTCAACCGCGAATTAACATTGACGGATGCCCTCGCATTCAGCTTAAGCCTCTCGGGAATCATAACAATTGTGGCTGTCAATGTCGGCGATATCCTTCAAACATTATACGCGGAGTTTAAACTTTATGGTTCCTCTTTAATGATATTGGAATCGACGAGTATACCGTCTTACGTCATAATTACCTCTCTTGTAAGACCCGTGATAATGACCCTCATGTCAACACTATATCTAGTCCCCACCCTCATTCTGATACTTAGAGGTAACGGGGTCCTTCTATACCTATATTTGCTCACACCCTTATTGGCATGCTCGGTGATATTGGGTCTTTTATCAGGCATTCTCGGGTCTGCAATAGTTTTCTATACAAACGTTAGGAGGCCGTGGAGTGTTTCAAACATAGTCGTTCCCGCACTCCTGGCAGGCTCTGGAATATATATTCCATTGAAACTCGTTCCCTTCCTCCTTCGCTTTTTCGCCCTATTCACACCTGTTCCCTACACAGTAGAGTTAATCCAGTCGTTATTACTTCAAGGCCTTTCACATGATTTCCTGGGACTCCTAGGAGTGATAACCGGGCTTTTCACGATTTACTATGTGCTCTCAATATGGGTTCACAAAACAGCTGAATTAAAGGTGAGAGGTGGTTGAGGAGATTAGATCGATACCTGAGACTCCTATATGTAGGAGCAATCCTCGTCAAGCTCCACCTTACTAGTTATCTCTCACTAATAGTGAACGTGATATTCTGGTCTATACTACTAATCATTCCAACCTCAATGTTCTCGCCAGACTTTTCTATTAGTTTGAAAACCTTCATTCCTGGGCTAGTAGCAATGAGTATAGCATCCATGGGATTATGGACGGGGACTGAGTTCTTACGGTGGATGGTTCATGACGGCTTAACCGACATGTTTCGGGAGAACGGTCTTGGGGTCTATCACTACATAGTATCCACACTCCCCACTGATGTAATACTACTTGGTATTATACCTTTATTGCTGTTAGGAGTAATTTCTAGTTGGTTTTTCGAGATAGATTATCTGTGGATTTTGACGGGTGATATGTTACCACTTTTGATGGGTGTGCTCTCTTTGATGATTGTTGAATTATTCTACGGCTCACTATCTGGGTATCTATACACTAAAACACGATTAAGTAGCTCTTGGACTGGGTTGCTTCAAATAATGGTCACAATAGGGACCGTGATACCTTCGAAGGCGTATCCAAACCCTTATCTTGCATTCGTTAATCCAGCAAGTCTATCTGCAGAGCTGTTGAGAGCCTCTTATGGAGTCTCTGGTATTGAGAGCTCCCATTTAGTTTTCATAACGTTACCCTTTATATTTTTCTACACATACCTAAGCAAACTATTCTCTAAATGGGCTGATGAATTGATGGCTAAGTATGGAGTAGAATACCGTTTCTAAGAAGGGAGTATAATCCGAGGTCTCGGTTTGAATTAGGTTTTTCAAAAGTCTCTTGTAATAATGCTAGTCAAATAAAAATTGTTTGAGGCATCTTAGAGAATAGGTGGTTAAATGAGTAATAAGGCAATAATATTCGATCTTGATGGAACCCTCGTGGATAGTGTCCCATTAATTCTGAAATGCTATAGTGAAGGGTTGTCAAAACACGGGATCACTCCTGTCAAAGAAAAGATACTCGCTCTTATGGGTCTTCCAACATTAAACGTAGTGCTTGAGTTAGTAGGCGGAAACATTAATGTTCGCATAGAAGAAGTGATTAAAGACATTTTTGACTGCTTCTCGAGAACCTGGATGAATGAATTGAGGCTGTACCCAGGCATCGAGGAAGTTCTCAACAAGCTAAGGGAGAAAGGGTACAAGCTGGGGATAGTAACCTCCTCGGAACAAGAGCACGCAGAGATAATGCTAGATTTTTTCAAGCTGAAAAAGTACTTCGACATTGTTCAAGGACGAGTTGATCACCTGAAACCCAAACCTTATCCCGACATGATTCTGTATGTTTTGAACCAGCTAAAAGTTGAATCGGAAAACGCACTCTATGTGGGAGACACTTTCCATGACTGCGTTGCATCGGCAAAGGCCAATGTAAAGTTTATCCTTGTTGAGAGGGGATGGGGAGGGAAATTCTTAAGAGGATGCCTCCCCTGGAAAATACTTAATGATCTCAAAGAACTCCTGGTACTTACTTAATATAACCCTTTGACCTGTACCACATGATGGTTTCTTCCAGTCCTTTTCTTAAATTGTACCTTGGAGAAAACCCGAGGAGCCTCTTGGCTTTTTCAATACTATAAGCTCTGTGTCGTGTAACTGAATCAACTATGCTCACCCTCATTAGCAAGTTGCTGGTCCCCGATAAAAGCGAGTAGAGATGAGTGAAGGAGAGAAAAAGTTTGGAGACTCGAGGACTAAGTGAATACCTAGGGGGCGGGTTTCCCGTAATATCCGACAAAATTTGGTAGACCTCATTATACGTGTAAGCTTTATCCTCTGAGACAATAAATGTCTGGTTTTCCGACTTATCGAATTTATCTAGAGCTAGTATGAAGCCCTCAGCAGCGTCGTCAACATGTGAAAACTGTATTAAAGTATCCCCTCGCCCTATCTTAAACTTCGATAGAAGACTTCGATTAGCGAAGGATGTAATGAACCAGTAAGAGACGTCATCAATGTTGCCCGGACCATATAGACCCGAGGGTCTGATTATAGTGTATGATAGCCCTTGAAGCCCTAATTTTTCCACCTCGCGTTCAGCAAGCAACTTAGAGCGTCCGTATTCAAATTGTGGTTTTGGAGGAGTATCCTCGTTCCCAGGCGGGTTTTCAACGGGTCCTATAGCCTCGGTTGAACTGCAATATATGAATCTCGATATTCCCTGCTTCAAAGCTAATTCAGCGAGAATCTTGGTGGCTTCAACATTGAGCTTGTAATACAGCTTCTTCTTTCCCGTAAAAGTGTAGTAAGCAGCTAAATGAATAATCACATCCGAATCTTTCACAACTTCATGAAACGTTGAGGGCTCATTAAGATCCATGTATACAGGTTTAACGTTTTTCTCCTCCAGGATTTTCTTACTCCTACTGTGGTAAGTGCCTTTGACACTGTAGCCCCTGCTCACTAGTTTTTCAATCACTCGAGCTCCAAGGAAACCCGTAGCACCGGTTACTGTTACTTTCAATTTGTTCTACCCGAGGAGAATTTAGTTATATTTAATAATTTTCCTTTTCTCCTAATGTACAAAGAGTAAGTGAAATAGCGAGGCAGGAACTCTCCATCATATGGCTCCACCGGAGTTCTCAGAAACGATTCTCCAATGGGAACTATCCTGTACACGCCAAACAAGGAGAGAGCTGAGATGGCCGAGGCATAGTTTTTATCGTTCAAACTCATTGCAACGGTCTGGAATTTGTCTACTCCCTGGTTCGCTAGTTCTTCCATTAAGGATGAGATAATCGTTTTAAGGTCCCCTATGTTTTCCACTACTAAGATTTCCGCAAATCTCTTTCTAAATCCCCAGTCATTCTTGAACTGATATGGATTGTTGTTGAAACGCCTCCACGAAGAGGTAACAGCTATCGTCCACGGGTTCTCGAGGTTTTTAGAATACAAAACATATGCTCCTTCCACCTCTAACCTCTTCCTCATTGAGATAAGATTATAGAGTTCTCCCTCTCCCACCTTCTTGGGGAATAATGCTCCCACCTCGTCCAGGAATTTACCCAGAACCTTAGCGAATTCCAAAGCCTTATTCGTTGAACCGATGAATATTACGTATGAAGGGGAGCTACATAGTTGCTGATCATAAATTACGATGTCCCATGCAAGCTTTCTAGCCAGTTCATCAGACGCAGAGTCCTCGTCGACTAGGGCTATTCCTGTTAATGGACCATTTATAACCAATCGAGGATGAAACGTGTTTCTAGAGATTTTTTCAATTATTACCTTTCGTCCCGGGTCTCCACCCCAATAATTAACAACGCCTATTCTTGTTTTAGTTAAAATGTAATCTAGGGCTTTGCTATCGTGTGCGAAATACGATATCAGTAATGCGGACATCATCTCTTCTGCTCCATCGACTTTGTCCTCGTGGACTTTTGAAAAAGCCTTGTAGAGCTCCGCTATTACTGAATAGTTGGCAGACGAGGGTCTCAGTATGGTAACATTGCCGGTTGCAAGAGATGTTGCTAAGGGTAGTGCGGCAGGTATCACAGTATTTCCTGATGAGATTATAAGGGAGGAGCCAACGGGTCTATTCCACAAGAATTCACCATCATCTACCTCGACTGGTTGATCTAGGCTTCTCCAGCCGCCTATTAATCCAGTGTCTAATAACCTCATCAAATTGTTTTCATTGAATACGTGATGAATAAATTCTAAATCTATCCGTATGTTCTCTGGGCTATATCCTGTAGATCTCGAAATGACTGGTATCAGTTTTTCCTCAATATACGGCAAGGTCTCCTGCCACAACTTTCCAACTTCTCCTAGTATGCTAATCCTTTTCCGAACTCCTAATTCCACTAGTTTTTGAGATACGGGCACAGCGTTTTCAACGAATTTTTCAATCCACGGGATTGTTGGTTCATATATTCCTTTATCTACGGGTTGCAACTCAATCTTAGAATAATACAATGGCCTAATCGGGTCTTTTCCTGTCTCCAACAATCATCATCTCCTCCAATGTTCCGCCACAGGCTCGCTGAAGCTCCCATCCTTCATCTCTTGAAAGCCTTCTAACATATTTGAACTCCTTCCCGTAATATCTGTCTGAAATCTCGTACTTCATCACATCACCTGGGAAAAATACTTCGAGCCAGGAGATTGCTAACGGGTCATATATCCCCAATATTCCTTCTCTTCCAGGCTCTTCTATGAGTCGTAAGGTCTTGGGATCAATTAGGAACACCTCTTGAAGGGGGTGAGGTATCTTGTTCATCACACCATAATAGTCAATCATTGCAGTCAAGGTTTCAGTCATTCCTAACACGTCCATGAATGGCGCAGGTTGCTCAACACCATTACGCCGTGCCTTGAAAAACCTCCTACTATAAACTACGAGTTCATCATAACCTGGTATGCTGAATCCTTTGCTTCCTCCTCCAGTCACAATGACTCCTCCCTCGCCTAAATCCACAGGTGGCAATCCGTAGATTAGTTTGCTTATAAGCTTTAATACCGGATTCATCTCGTTAAACTGCTTAGATAGCAGATATACCCCAGCCGGCGCAGTGAAGAAGAGTTTCGGCTCCTCTCTACTTTTGAAGAATTCCATTATAATTTTCTTGTTAGGAACGAGCTTTTTCCATTGAGAGCCGGTTGATTCCTCCTTTGATAACTCCATTCCATAGAGGAGAGGAATTCTTTTAGCCTGAAGCGCCAGATCCACAAATGCAACAAAGTTGAGCCTGCTTCTAAGCTCCCGCGCCGCCAGGAACAGCGCGATCCCCTCGCCCTGCTTCAACTCCCCACCATAGACGTACTCGAATAAGTTTACATTAGCCTTCGTCATCATAGCCAACTCTAGATATGTTCGAAAAACTCTTACAGGGACGTTGCTCGTCGTTCCACTAGATGAAAATGTAAAATGCCTCTCGCTCAAGACGTTATTGATCAAGAACTTTTTATATCCCTCTCCTCTCAACAAATCGGATGGAATAGCAAGCTTCACTAGATCCTCGAGCTCAGCTGACTCCGGGTAGATTTCTAGCCTAGAAAACAAATCCGAGTAAAAATCGCTCATATCGGAGAAGAACCTAAGAGAGCTCCTTAAAAGATCTCTCCTCAGAGAAGAAAGCTGATCAGGTGATTTCTTGAACAGGGTTTTATCCCCCGAAAGCTCCCATAGTTTTCGAACGTGTGGATGATTAAATATTGATGAACTTAATGCACTCTCCGTTATCTCGTCTATTGATGGTAGATCCTGCGGCGAACTCAATCATTTTCACCTTTGAAAATAAATGATTAATATTAATCATTCCACAATAAATAATTTTCCCCATCCGTGTACAGGTTTGGAGGCGAAGCATTCCAACACTAATCATCTTATACTGGAATTAGCTCTTCAAATTCAAGAATTTCATATTCAAACAAGGACGTGGCAAATATTTATAATCAGATCGATTTATTTATAATAAGTCACAATTAGAATAGTCCCTGGTGTTCCATGATGAAGGCACTCTCATACTTCATTATCATAATATTGATCCTGACCGTATCTACACCTGTTCTTGTCTCTAGCAACCCTAGCGAAATCTATATTCAGATCGAGGGGAGCCCCATTGATAACTTCTTCACTGGAACTATTAAGATATCTTATTCGGAAACCTCTGAAAACTACGTTGAAGTCAGCATCACGTTGCCTTTTGAAGGCGATTATAATATACTTAATATTACAAGTGACAATGGTGTGCTGATAACTGATTACCAGCTAATCAATAATACGTTATCATTTCTAGCTTACAACGCGTCAAAAGTTACAATATCATTTACCGTTGAAAACGTCTTCGAAGAAGCAGGAGTCGGAAGCTATACCACATTCCTGGACCTAACTAGATACTCGGGCTTAAGCGTTAATGTGAGTATCACCTTGGTTGGGACATATTACGTGGAAGGACCTTTCAATGTGAAGCATTCAAACGGTTATACAATCGTGACCCTCGATAAACCAGGATTTTATCCACTATCCATATCGATAAATCCTGAGACACAAACATCTCCAAGTGACAACCAAGGAAAACTCATACTCCTCGTTTCCATTATAGGAGGCGTCATTATCCTGTTAATCCTTCTATTTCTGTTTAGAAAACGAAAATAGTTTTTTCATAAGATTTAAAAACCTCCTCAATCATAGGGCAGTCAGGGATATTGCCTAGCCAACTAGAATTGATCAATAGGGTTTACTTTGAAAATCGCGTAAAACTGCTTGAAGATGAGGTATTTGAGCTTTTAAAATCCTATGGGATTCCTGTAGTACCTTACGAGGTGGCTAGAACAGTAGATGATATAAAAGTCTCCGCCGAGAAGATCGGTTTTCCACTAGTGATTAAAGTCATTTCGCCCGATATCATACATAAAACAGATATAGGAGGAGTGAAACTTAACATATGGTCCGTCGATGAAGCGGTTAAGTCTGCTAATGATATGATCAGTGAAATAAAGACCAAGTTCCCTGAGGCTCGTATAACCGGCTTTCTCCTTCAGCCGATGATGCCTAAGGGAGTCGAGGTAATAATCGGTGGCATTCACGATGCTGTATTCGGAAGCGTAGTAATGTTTGGTGCAGGAGGCATATTCGTTGAGGTTTTCAGGGATGTATCCTTCAGAGTAGCACCTTTAAGCGTGGATGAAGCGTTAGAAATGATTGAAGAGATCAGAACTTCACCTATATTGAATGGTTACAGGACTCAACCACCCGTGAATAAACATTCAATAGCAGAGATAATAGTGGCGGTGGGAAAAATGCTTGAGGACTATCCTGAGATAGAGTCCATGGACTTAAATCCGGTTTTCGCATACCCTAACGGGGCATACGTTATCGATGGACGAATAATATTGAGGAAAAAGTAGTAATTCGCGGGACAATCCCACCATTTTACGTACTAAGTCCTACGCATTCAACACTTTCTCCTTTAAAATAACCATCACCCATTATTTCAAAACGAGGTAGGTAAGGTGGAGAACAAAAGTCACGGCTACCAAGATTCAACCATGGTACCGAGTACCTCATGTGAGGGGGTTTCCGCCGAAATCAGGCAAGTAATTGTAAAAGAAAGTGATGTAGTAATCGTATTGCTGAATAAGATAGAAAACTATATTGCCTCAAGCAATTGGGCGAGAGCATCCTCTCTATCATACTGCGCTCTGCTCTGGTCTTGTGAAAAAACCTCTCACACCACTCGTAGACTAGTTAATGAGTTGATCTACGGTCCCTTGAGCTTGTCCGTAGAGGCCGTATTAGAATTTTTAAGTCTACTAAACAGAGAGGGTTTGCCTGACAAATGTATTGAATCCCTAGCAGGTATTCCACTCGGTATAATCTATAACCTACCAGTAGGGGACATACTTGATAATGAGACATTAAATAGTTCATTATTGGAGTTCATTGACAACCTGCTAGATTTGGTTTTAAATAGCAACACTCAGAAAGAAGTTCTAGAGGAAGTATATCGCGAAGTGAACACGTTCTTTTCAGAGTATTCAAAAATACTTGGAGGAAAAGGGTTGTCCTCCAAATTTAAGAAGCAGTTTGAGAGAATAGAGGATAAGTGGATTAGACTTGTGAACCTTCTCTCATTAAGTACCGATTACTAAAGCCCCAGGTTTAAGAGTATTTTATCTAGGACGGGGTTGTTCGATAAAGGCTTATACGGGAGGGCGATGAAGGGGTACTTCCTAACACACGTTACATCACTGCCTAGAATTATTGGAATATCGGAAAGGCTGAGGAATTCGCAGTCAATCTCTGAGTCTCCGGCAGCAATTGTAAGGTGGGAGTAACTTCTTAGTTTTTCAAGCACTTTGGAGACTCCTAATCCTTTACTTCCAGTTGAGACGTGTAAAACCCTCTTAGTCATGGACGTTTTAAGCCCTAGTTCCCTCAATCTCTGGGAGAGCCCTTTCAAGCAGTTCGCATCAGCTGAAAGAAATGCTTCGCTACATAATCTTTTAGTAGCTGCTAACGCCTCCTCGTAGGAGATGGTTAAGATGGACTTTAACTCCTCAGCTGTTAGTCTACTCATTCTACCAATTTTGCTACTACATGGATGGCTCTCTAAGGACAGTTCTATGATCTCGTCGATCTCACTCATCGGTTTGCACAGGATTCTCACATGATACCTATCCACTATGAAACTATGCGCTGTATCCGGGAGAAGCCATTCATTTAATGAACTTATTACACATCCTCCCTCGGAGATTACTATGGGGAATTCGAAGTTTAGCATTCTAGACAACAGTAGAACTTCGTCAAACGTTTTCATTGTGACAGGAATCACGAACGATTTCGCCTGAAGCCTCCGCAACAGAGTTTTCAACTCCTCTAAATTGTTACCATCACTTGAAACTAACGTATCATCTAAATCGGTGAAGAATAAAACTGCCGAAGTCATCATTTCACATACCTAGAATGGTTGTCATCTTACTTCTAGCCTGAAGCTCATCCAACATCCTACGAGGATTGATGTCCGGATAGGAGTAGTAGGTGGGTTTTGGTGGCTCTTCGCTAAGTCCGAGGTCTCTTAGCGTCTTAACAATGCTTTCCTTCAATTCCTGATCAGATAATTCCGAGTAGTAGAGCGTCCCGAGGCTTTCAGCTACCATTTCGAAAATGTGATGTTCACCTTTAACAGCATGGATGTGGGGATTCAAGGACTCGACTTGATAATACTCGATCGCCTCCGGCAGGGTGGGACAAACCCCCTTTTCAAGCCCCGCGTAGCAGAGCTCCAACATTTTAACAAGCTCTCCTGCTTCAACGGAGAAACCGGATGAGAATCCTATTATACGGGCAAGGTCAATACTCATAGCGTGTTCTCCACTATTACTCGTTTTAACTATATCGGTTTCATGTAACCGCCCCTTAGACAACATTTTATTGAATAGCCCGCTCACTAATCTTGAAACCCTGCCCATCCTTCGCAAGAACAATTCTCCATCCGCCCACCCCTTATACCCCCAGTGAACTCTAACGGTAGTATATTTGGACTCGCTGAGTGAAAGTATTGTATAGTATATCAACACATATTCTGTTACGGAACCGGGGATCAGATTATCAGCATCAACAAAACCTACATACTTAGCTCTAACAGCGTCTGCAACCAACGTTCCGAGGAGCATGGCCTCTCCTTTTCCATATTTGACAAGACCATTCTCATCGATGATCTCTGAAAATACCTCGCTTAGAAACTCTGCTAGAACAGGGTCCCTTTGATGAAGATGAAGTACAACGCGCCCAGTATGCCTATATATGTTTCTCACAATCGATCTTTCTTCGTTGAAAACGTTCAAAGGATACGTATTCGACGCTGAAACAATAATTAAAGGAGAGTCGTATGGAACCGCCTTCAAAACCTTCTCGAAAATAGATAAATCCTCGTTCTTGACTGGCACTACAATCGCTGTTGATTGCATTACCTCTTCAAGTTCTTTAAATGAAGATAGTGAAAGAGATTGCGAAAAACCCCTCCCAAAGCCAAACAAGTTAACGACCTTCATGGTGTCGTAAATTTTTAATGCGCCAAACACCTCGGATCTCAATGGAAGATTTATAAGCATCATTAACCCCCAATAACTCGCTCACATCAGATATCCTCACATAAAATATATATTTTGAAAAAACCCTAATAGGTTTCGGTGGAGAATCTGTGGATTACGGAAGCATCGTCCTCCAGGTACTACTCAGTGCAGGAATTGTCGCATTGTTAATAATCATTGGATACATTGCTGGCAGAATAGTTTACTACTTGTTTGTAAAAACTTTCAAACGCCTCGGTATAGATGACTGGTTTATGAAGTTTGGAATGGGAAAGGCCATTAGGAGGACCGGACTGTTCCCAGGAGAATTCTTCGGAAGTATTGGATCATGGATGGTGTACATCGCCTTTTCATTGTTAGGATTTTACATGGGTTTTCTGAACATGGAATTCACGGATGGTGCAGAACTCGCCAAGACCATGTTGACGGTTTATCTCTACGGCCTGGTTAAAGCATTAATCGTTATAATCATAGGATTCATTCTTGTTGACTCATTCGTCTCGTACGTCTATAGAAGTAGCGAGTTAAGAGCAGAGCTCAGATTCATAACCCCTGTTGCAGAGTATCTTAGGATACTATTCTATCTTGTTGTAGTAATATTTGCTCTGGAACAAGGGGGTATCGATGTTTCAATATTAACCACTTTGATCACACCTATTGTGTGGGGGCTGGCTTTTGCGATGATAGCCATAATAGTGATTCAATTAGTGGCCGATATCATGTCATCTCATAGAAAACAGACCTTAACAGAGTCTTGAAAAGAAACGCCAGCTCTTCAACCTCCCTCCTCATTATTAGAACAATAAGGTTTTTCAAACACGTTGAATATAACTACTGTATGGGAGTTTCGTTGAATATATACTACAATGAGTACAAGGCCAGGAAGGGCTTGTATAAGGTCAAGATGAGCGTTGACGAGAATAATCTGATTAGGGATGTCGTGATAATGGGGGACTTCTTCATCTATCCAGAGGACGTCATATGGGAGATTGAAAGCAGGCTGAAAGGAACTCGTTTCTCATACTCAGATATTGCGGAGAAGGTGACTAATGTTTTGAAGGAGAAAGACGCTGTTCTTGTAGGATGTTCGCTGGAAGAGTTTATTAAAGTTTTTACGGAGGCGAGGCCTGTTGAGTGAACTCAGAGTCGTCTTCACAGAAACGCCTGAAAACCCTTGGATGAATCTCGCGTGGGAGGAGGCCTTCTTTCAGAGTAGGTGTAACGATATCTCAGATGATGTTCTAAGGATCTGGCGTAATAAGAGTGCGGTAGTAATCGGGGTTTTCCAAAAGGCTTCAGAGGAGGTTAACCTTGAATTCGCCGAACAGGTTAAAGCGGGAGTCGTGAGAAGGTTTACCGGTGGAGGCGCAGTTTATCATGACCTTGGAAACATCAATTTCGCCTTATCAGTTAAACCACGCGGTTTAAAAGTCAGCGTCGACTATCTCTACGGGGAACTCCTTTACGGAGTGGTAAAAGCCCTTGAGAGGCTGGGGTTTAAACCAGAAGTTCAGAACGTTAACGACATAATCGTT encodes:
- a CDS encoding lipoate protein ligase C-terminal domain-containing protein; translation: MKRNASSSTSLLIIRTIRFFKHVEYNYCMGVSLNIYYNEYKARKGLYKVKMSVDENNLIRDVVIMGDFFIYPEDVIWEIESRLKGTRFSYSDIAEKVTNVLKEKDAVLVGCSLEEFIKVFTEARPVE
- a CDS encoding biotin/lipoate A/B protein ligase family protein — encoded protein: MSELRVVFTETPENPWMNLAWEEAFFQSRCNDISDDVLRIWRNKSAVVIGVFQKASEEVNLEFAEQVKAGVVRRFTGGGAVYHDLGNINFALSVKPRGLKVSVDYLYGELLYGVVKALERLGFKPEVQNVNDIIVGDRKVVGIAASMKRESNCGFIHGAVLYDVNLDILAGVLKIPLKKLADKGISSVKYRVTNITALKPEVRERDVILSLIGSFMEVLDKKSWFPDIPKRVEFELAEKLYIEKYVTKEWNFDRKRP
- a CDS encoding HAD-IIB family hydrolase; amino-acid sequence: MMTSAVLFFTDLDDTLVSSDGNNLEELKTLLRRLQAKSFVIPVTMKTFDEVLLLSRMLNFEFPIVISEGGCVISSLNEWLLPDTAHSFIVDRYHVRILCKPMSEIDEIIELSLESHPCSSKIGRMSRLTAEELKSILTISYEEALAATKRLCSEAFLSADANCLKGLSQRLRELGLKTSMTKRVLHVSTGSKGLGVSKVLEKLRSYSHLTIAAGDSEIDCEFLSLSDIPIILGSDVTCVRKYPFIALPYKPLSNNPVLDKILLNLGL
- the mpgS gene encoding mannosyl-3-phosphoglycerate synthase, with protein sequence MLINLPLRSEVFGALKIYDTMKVVNLFGFGRGFSQSLSLSSFKELEEVMQSTAIVVPVKNEDLSIFEKVLKAVPYDSPLIIVSASNTYPLNVFNEERSIVRNIYRHTGRVVLHLHQRDPVLAEFLSEVFSEIIDENGLVKYGKGEAMLLGTLVADAVRAKYVGFVDADNLIPGSVTEYVLIYYTILSLSESKYTTVRVHWGYKGWADGELFLRRMGRVSRLVSGLFNKMLSKGRLHETDIVKTSNSGEHAMSIDLARIIGFSSGFSVEAGELVKMLELCYAGLEKGVCPTLPEAIEYYQVESLNPHIHAVKGEHHIFEMVAESLGTLYYSELSDQELKESIVKTLRDLGLSEEPPKPTYYSYPDINPRRMLDELQARSKMTTILGM
- a CDS encoding acetate--CoA ligase family protein, translating into MPSQLELINRVYFENRVKLLEDEVFELLKSYGIPVVPYEVARTVDDIKVSAEKIGFPLVIKVISPDIIHKTDIGGVKLNIWSVDEAVKSANDMISEIKTKFPEARITGFLLQPMMPKGVEVIIGGIHDAVFGSVVMFGAGGIFVEVFRDVSFRVAPLSVDEALEMIEEIRTSPILNGYRTQPPVNKHSIAEIIVAVGKMLEDYPEIESMDLNPVFAYPNGAYVIDGRIILRKK